The following are encoded together in the Capsulimonas corticalis genome:
- a CDS encoding glycoside hydrolase family 5 protein translates to MKFRSSQTRSLRPLVAAGGAILGFLAPSIAFAQLPTPTYGWNLGNSMEAPCGVGCWGGTPTQALINAVGNAGFNTIRIPCAWDSHANQSTHQIDAVYMAQVKQVVDWCCARGLTVIINDHWDGGWLENKLTGTVNPSINAKMKSYWTQIANTFSGYDNRLLFAAANEPNVKTAAQMSELMTYYQTFVDAVHGGGGNNDARWLVVQGPGADIDTTNSLMKTLPSDPKPGHLMVEIHFYGPYQFCLMTSDQSWGKMFYFWGQGYHSATLPSRNAASGEEAIVDAQFQKMYDQFTRKGVPVIVGELRAEPHAANHELNGANLDLNHAATTYWNKYVIDSAQSHGLSPICWDTPGAIFNFKNGAILDPAAARALTGGSALPPPGGDGAQYCFELSRQGMTSSGSPITGAAPSATRKFAGSRSLALSFNGAAGTSSVSIAAPSTPAGKKITFHVWIPSGSKISAVQPYTIDHNGARTGAWKSIRNLKTDAWNTITVTLPLKAATPLQQIGVQFTTNARWTGTCYVDSISW, encoded by the coding sequence ATGAAGTTTCGTTCTAGCCAGACGCGCAGCCTTCGCCCACTGGTCGCAGCCGGCGGCGCCATTTTGGGTTTTCTCGCGCCTTCCATCGCGTTCGCACAGTTGCCGACGCCGACTTACGGGTGGAATCTCGGAAACTCGATGGAGGCGCCCTGCGGCGTCGGCTGCTGGGGCGGGACGCCCACCCAGGCGCTGATCAACGCGGTTGGGAACGCCGGGTTCAACACCATTCGCATCCCCTGCGCGTGGGACAGCCACGCCAACCAGAGCACCCACCAGATCGACGCCGTCTACATGGCGCAGGTCAAGCAGGTGGTCGACTGGTGCTGCGCCCGGGGACTGACCGTTATCATTAACGATCATTGGGACGGCGGCTGGCTGGAAAACAAGCTCACGGGAACAGTAAATCCCTCGATCAACGCGAAGATGAAGTCTTACTGGACGCAGATCGCGAACACATTTTCCGGATATGATAACCGACTGCTCTTTGCCGCCGCCAATGAGCCAAACGTCAAGACTGCCGCGCAGATGTCTGAGTTGATGACCTATTACCAGACGTTCGTCGACGCTGTACACGGCGGAGGGGGCAATAACGATGCGCGCTGGCTGGTAGTCCAGGGGCCGGGCGCCGATATCGACACAACGAATTCGTTGATGAAGACCCTGCCGTCTGACCCGAAGCCCGGCCATCTGATGGTTGAAATACACTTTTATGGCCCGTATCAGTTCTGCCTGATGACCAGCGATCAGTCCTGGGGCAAGATGTTCTACTTCTGGGGGCAGGGATATCATTCCGCCACCCTGCCCTCGCGCAACGCGGCTTCGGGTGAAGAAGCCATTGTAGACGCGCAGTTCCAAAAAATGTACGACCAGTTTACCAGAAAGGGCGTTCCTGTCATCGTTGGCGAACTCCGCGCCGAACCACACGCGGCAAACCACGAGTTGAACGGAGCGAACTTGGACCTGAACCATGCCGCGACGACATACTGGAACAAGTATGTCATTGATTCCGCACAGAGCCACGGACTGTCTCCTATCTGCTGGGATACTCCGGGAGCGATTTTCAATTTCAAGAACGGCGCGATCCTTGATCCAGCCGCCGCACGCGCATTGACGGGAGGCTCGGCTCTTCCGCCCCCTGGAGGCGACGGGGCGCAGTACTGTTTTGAGCTTAGCAGACAGGGAATGACATCAAGCGGATCTCCAATCACGGGCGCTGCGCCGTCAGCCACCCGTAAGTTTGCCGGTTCGCGTTCGCTCGCGCTGAGCTTCAACGGCGCCGCAGGAACATCATCGGTCTCGATCGCGGCGCCGTCCACACCGGCGGGCAAAAAGATCACGTTCCATGTCTGGATTCCGAGCGGAAGCAAGATCAGCGCGGTCCAGCCATATACGATAGACCACAACGGGGCTCGGACGGGAGCCTGGAAGTCGATCAGAAACCTTAAGACAGACGCCTGGAACACCATTACCGTGACGTTGCCGTTGAAAGCCGCCACGCCGCTTCAGCAAATCGGCGTGCAGTTCACCACAAACGCAAGATGGACCGGTACCTGCTACGTCGACTCGATAAGCTGGTAA
- a CDS encoding cellulase family glycosylhydrolase has product MKTHTHKSKIASFATIAALLTIPTAAFAQLPNPTYGWNLGNTMEATCGVGCWSPQPTQALINSVASSGFNTVRIPCAWDTHANQSTYQIDAAYMAQVKQVVDWCYARGLTVIINDHWDGGWLDSNLSGTVKPTISAKMNAYWTQIATTFAGYDNHLLFAAANEPPVDNSAKMSELMSYYQTFVNAVRAKGGNNSSRWLVVQGPSADIDKTNTLMTSLPSDPTPGRLMVEIHYYTPYQFTLMDGDASWGTMFYFWGQGYHSTTNPSRNSTWAEESYTDAEFQKMQTQFTSKGIPVVIGEFRAEGKGGLSDPDKSLNRASTTYWDKYVVTSAHNHGMAPICWDTSGQLFDWTTGAVQDQAQISPLTGGLALPPPTNTLIPNGTYTIVGVQSGKALDDPSWSSTDGAQMDIYTVNGGNNQKWTLTNLGNNVVKLINVFSGKALEVNGWSGSNGAAVDQWASSGGANQQWVVCPAAPGVYNLKNVNSGKILEVYGASAANGATVDQWSAGEGAHQQWKFQ; this is encoded by the coding sequence ATGAAGACGCACACACACAAATCGAAGATTGCATCTTTTGCTACAATTGCAGCTTTACTAACGATTCCGACTGCCGCTTTCGCGCAGCTTCCGAATCCCACCTATGGATGGAATCTCGGAAATACGATGGAGGCGACCTGCGGCGTCGGCTGCTGGAGTCCCCAGCCGACGCAGGCGCTGATCAACTCCGTGGCCAGCTCTGGATTCAACACGGTCCGCATTCCCTGCGCCTGGGACACGCACGCCAACCAGAGCACCTACCAGATCGACGCCGCCTACATGGCGCAGGTCAAGCAGGTGGTCGACTGGTGCTATGCTCGGGGGCTGACCGTTATCATTAACGATCACTGGGATGGCGGCTGGCTGGACAGCAACCTCTCGGGAACCGTCAAGCCCACGATCAGCGCTAAGATGAACGCGTACTGGACACAGATCGCGACCACCTTTGCCGGCTATGACAACCACCTGCTCTTCGCCGCCGCCAACGAACCGCCCGTCGACAACTCCGCCAAGATGTCGGAGCTCATGTCCTACTACCAGACCTTCGTCAATGCGGTCCGAGCCAAGGGCGGCAACAACAGCTCCCGCTGGCTGGTGGTTCAGGGACCGAGCGCCGATATCGACAAGACTAACACTCTGATGACGTCCCTGCCATCCGACCCGACGCCGGGCCGCCTGATGGTGGAGATCCACTACTATACGCCCTATCAGTTCACGCTGATGGATGGCGATGCGTCGTGGGGCACCATGTTTTACTTCTGGGGCCAGGGATATCACTCCACGACCAATCCCTCCCGCAACTCGACCTGGGCCGAGGAATCCTACACGGACGCCGAGTTCCAGAAGATGCAAACCCAGTTCACAAGCAAGGGCATTCCCGTCGTCATCGGTGAGTTCCGCGCTGAAGGGAAAGGGGGACTGTCAGATCCGGACAAGAGCCTCAATCGCGCCTCGACGACGTACTGGGATAAGTATGTCGTGACTTCCGCCCACAACCATGGCATGGCTCCGATCTGCTGGGATACCTCAGGGCAGCTTTTCGACTGGACCACAGGCGCCGTTCAGGACCAGGCCCAGATCAGTCCGCTGACGGGCGGCTTGGCGCTTCCGCCTCCAACCAACACCCTGATCCCGAACGGAACCTACACCATCGTCGGCGTCCAGAGCGGCAAGGCCCTCGACGATCCTAGCTGGTCCTCGACCGACGGCGCCCAGATGGACATCTATACCGTCAACGGCGGTAACAACCAGAAGTGGACGCTCACCAACCTGGGCAACAACGTCGTCAAGCTGATCAACGTCTTTAGCGGCAAGGCCCTCGAAGTCAACGGATGGTCCGGTTCAAACGGCGCGGCGGTCGACCAGTGGGCGTCGTCTGGTGGAGCAAATCAGCAGTGGGTGGTGTGTCCCGCTGCCCCGGGCGTCTACAACCTGAAAAACGTCAATAGCGGAAAGATCCTGGAAGTATACGGCGCCAGCGCCGCGAATGGCGCGACAGTCGACCAGTGGTCCGCAGGCGAGGGCGCGCACCAGCAATGGAAGTTCCAGTAG
- a CDS encoding peptidylprolyl isomerase, translated as MAARSAVIAVASLCAVAAAGPLITHGFVSKRRAVSIRAEGARPSGAAATVDGENISLSNVADVAMRKSGPVILEQLIGNALIDQEARKDNIAVSQADIDARVANVRAMMKPRILEDELKQHHISLDAMRDELRIEMEAERLSSSLLPHVKMRRVREILVRVRPPGAAPLQGDSMHSAAEAKAIVTTIERGLKAGTSFEDLAQQYSDDTANKQKGGDIGVVADVPNSASDSSTQMLCAQPAVFRAVFALKPGAVTLPPVTSAFGYHFLKVVSSAEAHGAIENDLYTIAASRIKEGLFKIYAPKFVQSLRDKANVQTYLGTNESGPSEIAASINGQNITVLQVADLATRLAGPPALDDMITNVMVQHEASKQNVVVAPAEVDAALNEIRNDIKPRTLDDLLNESHETMAEFRTAQMYRLLAGKLVVESMTPQPATHTKQILILTRGATASRISGARPHTESEARAIIAEIQNGLKSGRTFEDLARRYSEDPASRKAGGDLGVIRQYKLPFGVKVLAAAQSLKPGEITATPVQSDYGFHLLKAVSTSSSHPQSENELYVAEQKAFEAAEIQMFLRGYLKSLRGKHQVVNYLSSGL; from the coding sequence TTGGCCGCGAGATCCGCAGTAATTGCCGTCGCATCGTTATGCGCCGTCGCGGCCGCCGGCCCCCTGATTACGCACGGGTTCGTCTCCAAGCGGCGCGCCGTATCCATTCGCGCAGAGGGGGCCCGCCCTTCCGGGGCAGCGGCGACTGTCGATGGCGAAAACATCTCCCTGTCGAATGTCGCCGATGTGGCCATGCGCAAGTCCGGCCCAGTGATACTCGAGCAGCTGATCGGCAACGCCTTGATCGACCAGGAGGCGCGGAAGGACAACATCGCGGTCTCCCAAGCCGACATAGACGCCCGGGTCGCGAATGTGCGCGCCATGATGAAGCCCCGGATCCTTGAGGATGAGCTGAAACAGCATCACATATCTCTCGACGCCATGCGCGACGAACTGCGGATCGAGATGGAAGCCGAACGCCTCTCATCGAGCCTCCTGCCACATGTGAAGATGCGCCGCGTCCGCGAGATTCTGGTGCGGGTTCGGCCTCCAGGCGCCGCGCCGCTCCAGGGAGATTCGATGCATAGCGCGGCCGAGGCGAAGGCGATCGTTACGACAATCGAGCGAGGCTTGAAAGCTGGGACCAGCTTCGAGGATCTCGCGCAGCAATACTCCGACGACACAGCAAACAAACAAAAAGGCGGCGACATCGGCGTCGTGGCCGATGTTCCGAATTCCGCCAGCGATTCTTCCACCCAAATGTTGTGCGCTCAGCCGGCGGTGTTTCGCGCCGTGTTCGCTCTCAAGCCCGGCGCCGTGACCCTGCCGCCCGTAACCAGCGCATTTGGATACCATTTCCTGAAGGTTGTCAGCTCCGCCGAGGCTCATGGGGCGATTGAGAACGACCTGTATACCATCGCGGCGTCCCGGATCAAGGAAGGGCTATTCAAGATTTATGCTCCTAAATTCGTTCAGTCCCTGAGAGACAAGGCGAATGTCCAGACATATCTCGGGACGAACGAGTCCGGGCCGTCCGAAATTGCCGCCTCCATAAACGGTCAGAACATCACGGTATTGCAGGTAGCGGACCTGGCGACGCGGCTCGCCGGACCGCCCGCGCTCGACGACATGATCACCAACGTTATGGTGCAGCACGAGGCGTCAAAGCAGAATGTCGTGGTCGCGCCCGCCGAAGTCGATGCCGCCCTGAATGAAATACGCAATGACATCAAGCCGAGGACGCTCGACGATCTCCTCAATGAGAGCCATGAGACAATGGCCGAATTTCGAACGGCTCAGATGTACCGGCTGCTCGCCGGCAAGCTCGTTGTGGAATCAATGACGCCCCAGCCGGCGACGCATACCAAACAGATCCTCATCTTGACGCGCGGCGCGACGGCGTCGCGCATATCGGGGGCCAGGCCGCATACCGAATCGGAAGCGCGCGCCATTATAGCAGAAATCCAGAATGGGCTCAAAAGCGGCAGGACATTCGAAGATCTTGCAAGACGATACTCCGAAGATCCAGCTTCCAGGAAGGCCGGCGGCGACCTCGGCGTCATCCGACAATACAAACTTCCCTTTGGAGTGAAGGTACTCGCGGCGGCGCAGTCATTGAAGCCGGGCGAGATTACCGCGACCCCGGTGCAATCGGATTATGGCTTCCATCTCCTCAAGGCCGTATCGACGAGTTCGAGTCATCCCCAGTCCGAGAACGAGTTGTATGTGGCCGAGCAAAAGGCCTTTGAGGCGGCCGAGATACAAATGTTCCTGCGCGGATATCTCAAGTCATTGCGCGGCAAACATCAAGTCGTGAATTACCTGTCATCCGGGCTCTAA
- a CDS encoding glycoside hydrolase family 44 protein, translated as MLAVPAMLLTGPAARSQDLAIYTDSLQNGWQNWSWATTDLGNGSPVHAGADSISVTAGGWAALYLHSNPIDTSPYTSLSFWINGGPTGGQLLQVAADRNGGGQAGYQLSPLTSGWQQITIPLSALGVADVTDFDGFYIQDRTGTSQPTFYVDDISLIGLPIGSVSIDAAANVHPISPYIYGINWGSPAQLLDMNSRTNRGGGNTMSTYNWKNNASNHAADWFFESLGGSSTVPGDGEDSFITSTKSANAEPMVTIPTLGWVAKEGPNGERYASFSVAKYGAQTSTDPWWPDAGNGYLLNGSAVTGNDPNDAFVPSDVNYIKPDLARIVSKFGQAANGGVKFYILDNEVDAWHSTHRDAHPVGATIDEMLNDTEAYGSAVKAADPTAKVVGLEVWNWTGCFTSGYDAQHGQGTDRSSHGNMDVYPYILQQLKAYEQATGVRALDYLSIHFYPQGNDASGDNSVANQLLRNRATRQLWDRNYTSESWMNTKIYAIPHLKDWINTYYPGTKTAITEYNWGVENTMNGATTMADELGVFGREGLDIATRWGVPASPSYEAFKLYTNYDGNKSTFGDTSVGATVVNPDYLSTFAAIRSSDGALTIMVINKTLSGTTPVTLNIANFKAASSSHVWQVSSPAIVQQPDVPVTSGTISLTVPASSITLFVVPTLTSPILKTLTASASAVAGANLTAYATLQQPAPVGGAHILISSSSPAISSGMIVIPAGASSGSTALATHPVAADALVTLSAPSGDATKSVNAAVLASFQNIAFAAPSGYGGLATAIGVALSGPAPAGGVTVTLSSSDSKMLPAGTRFTIPAGSSGAWLKVTPTPVTSDTVVTATATLGSVTKSASYTVKPATLQSVTAPATVNAGLNITVRAYLTGPAPAGGIAVPVVSSSAAITGSTISVPAGAVNGSGVFGSHPVAADTLVTLTGSVGGVTKSANVTVLASLQTIAFSAPSGKGGVSAAIGVALSGPAPAGGVTVTLSSSDSKMLPAGTQLTIPAGSYGVWLRITPSKVSADTIITATAMLGSSSKTASYTVTGP; from the coding sequence TTGCTCGCCGTTCCCGCAATGCTTCTGACTGGTCCGGCGGCTCGCTCCCAGGACCTAGCCATCTACACCGACTCGCTTCAGAACGGCTGGCAGAACTGGAGCTGGGCCACGACGGATCTGGGCAACGGCAGCCCCGTCCACGCCGGCGCCGATTCCATCTCCGTCACTGCGGGCGGATGGGCCGCGCTTTACCTGCATTCGAATCCGATCGACACGTCACCCTACACCAGCCTCAGCTTCTGGATCAACGGCGGCCCAACGGGCGGACAGCTCCTCCAGGTGGCGGCGGATCGCAACGGAGGCGGGCAGGCAGGCTACCAACTCAGCCCTCTGACCAGCGGATGGCAGCAGATCACGATCCCATTGTCGGCGCTTGGCGTGGCCGACGTCACGGACTTCGACGGTTTCTACATCCAGGACCGCACTGGAACGTCCCAGCCGACGTTCTACGTCGATGACATCTCGCTGATCGGGCTGCCGATCGGCAGCGTCTCCATCGACGCCGCCGCCAACGTCCATCCGATCAGCCCCTACATCTACGGCATAAACTGGGGAAGCCCGGCCCAGCTGCTGGACATGAATAGCCGCACCAACCGCGGCGGCGGCAATACGATGTCCACCTACAACTGGAAGAACAACGCCAGCAATCACGCCGCGGACTGGTTTTTCGAAAGCCTCGGAGGAAGCTCCACCGTTCCCGGAGACGGCGAAGATAGCTTCATCACCAGCACCAAGTCCGCAAACGCCGAACCGATGGTGACCATCCCGACACTCGGATGGGTCGCCAAAGAAGGACCCAACGGAGAACGGTACGCCAGCTTCTCCGTCGCCAAGTACGGAGCCCAGACGTCCACCGACCCCTGGTGGCCAGACGCCGGCAATGGCTACCTCCTGAACGGATCCGCCGTGACCGGCAACGACCCCAATGATGCTTTCGTTCCGTCGGACGTGAACTACATCAAGCCGGACCTTGCGCGCATCGTCAGCAAGTTCGGCCAAGCGGCCAACGGCGGCGTCAAGTTCTACATTCTCGACAATGAAGTAGACGCCTGGCACTCCACGCATCGCGACGCTCACCCGGTGGGCGCAACCATCGATGAAATGCTCAACGACACCGAGGCCTACGGCTCCGCCGTCAAAGCCGCCGATCCGACCGCGAAAGTCGTCGGTCTGGAAGTGTGGAATTGGACAGGTTGTTTTACAAGCGGCTATGACGCTCAGCATGGCCAGGGAACCGACCGCTCGTCCCATGGAAACATGGATGTTTACCCCTACATTCTCCAGCAGTTAAAAGCGTACGAGCAGGCGACCGGGGTTCGCGCGCTGGACTACCTGAGCATCCATTTTTATCCGCAGGGGAACGATGCGAGCGGCGACAATAGCGTCGCCAATCAGCTGCTGCGTAACCGCGCCACCCGCCAGCTCTGGGACCGGAATTACACGTCTGAGAGCTGGATGAACACCAAGATTTACGCCATCCCGCACCTGAAGGATTGGATCAACACGTACTACCCGGGAACGAAGACGGCGATCACCGAGTACAACTGGGGCGTCGAGAACACCATGAACGGCGCGACGACCATGGCGGACGAGCTTGGCGTCTTCGGCCGGGAGGGGCTCGACATCGCCACGCGCTGGGGCGTACCGGCCAGCCCCAGCTATGAGGCGTTCAAGCTCTATACCAACTACGACGGGAACAAGTCGACCTTCGGCGACACGAGCGTCGGCGCCACGGTGGTCAATCCGGACTACCTCTCGACCTTCGCCGCGATCCGCAGCAGCGACGGCGCTCTGACGATCATGGTAATCAACAAGACGCTCTCGGGAACGACTCCGGTCACGCTCAACATCGCCAACTTCAAGGCCGCCTCGTCGTCGCACGTCTGGCAGGTCAGTTCCCCGGCCATCGTCCAGCAGCCGGACGTTCCAGTGACTTCGGGGACCATCAGCCTGACGGTCCCTGCCTCCTCGATCACCCTATTCGTCGTGCCGACTCTCACGTCCCCGATCCTGAAGACCCTGACGGCCAGCGCATCAGCGGTCGCTGGCGCGAACCTGACAGCATACGCCACCCTCCAGCAGCCTGCGCCCGTCGGAGGAGCTCATATACTGATCAGCAGCAGCTCTCCCGCGATTAGCTCCGGCATGATCGTCATCCCCGCCGGGGCTTCGAGCGGCTCGACGGCGCTCGCCACGCATCCCGTCGCCGCCGACGCGCTCGTGACGCTGAGCGCGCCCTCGGGCGACGCGACGAAGAGTGTGAACGCCGCCGTACTGGCGTCCTTCCAGAATATCGCCTTTGCTGCTCCCTCCGGGTACGGCGGCTTGGCGACCGCCATCGGAGTAGCGCTCTCCGGCCCGGCTCCGGCGGGCGGGGTAACGGTGACGCTGTCGAGCTCTGACAGCAAGATGCTGCCTGCGGGAACGCGGTTCACCATCCCCGCCGGTTCGTCCGGCGCATGGCTGAAAGTCACCCCCACCCCGGTCACCTCCGACACGGTCGTCACGGCGACCGCGACGCTCGGGTCCGTGACGAAGTCCGCAAGCTATACCGTGAAACCTGCGACGCTGCAAAGCGTGACGGCGCCCGCAACCGTGAACGCCGGTTTGAACATCACCGTCCGGGCTTACCTGACCGGCCCCGCCCCTGCGGGGGGAATTGCCGTTCCGGTCGTGTCCAGCTCGGCAGCCATCACTGGATCAACGATCTCGGTCCCCGCTGGCGCTGTGAACGGCTCGGGGGTATTCGGCTCGCACCCCGTCGCCGCCGATACGCTCGTCACGCTGACAGGAAGCGTCGGCGGCGTGACGAAGAGCGCGAATGTCACCGTACTGGCGTCATTGCAGACCATCGCCTTCAGCGCTCCGTCCGGCAAGGGCGGCGTCTCGGCCGCCATCGGGGTTGCGCTCTCCGGCCCCGCTCCGGCGGGCGGGGTGACGGTAACGCTGTCGAGCTCCGATAGCAAGATGCTGCCGGCGGGAACGCAGCTCACCATTCCCGCTGGTTCGTACGGAGTCTGGCTGAGGATTACGCCGTCCAAAGTTTCCGCCGATACGATCATCACGGCGACCGCGATGCTGGGCTCGTCCTCCAAGACCGCGAGCTATACAGTAACAGGTCCTTGA
- a CDS encoding alpha-L-fucosidase: protein MPANMICLSLLCAAAIVGGGAGLRAAAADSDGADAPPYATTQVISSDDSDAVITEKAAKVLPRPNQTAWMRLETTFFLHYGPNTFNKVEWGSGLEEPSDFNPTAFNADQWCRAIKDAGGKMIVLVCKHHDGLCLWPTRYTQHSVASSVWLDGKGDVVKAVAKAAQAHGLKLGVYLSPADLYQLKINPKNPGGYYGNESEKLPSAIPTDPVSFKNNPSQGRTPAKGFKSYTYTVDDYNRYFLNQLYELLTEYGPIAEVWFDGANPDPSVHETYDYNAWYDLIRSLQPHAVIMGKGPDVRWVGNEGGYGRTTEWSVIPLPVSPEKFTWPDMYGDLGSRAKLTPGSHLWWFPAETNFTILDNGAWFWAPGKKPRSASELVDVYYRSIGRNSNLILNLSPDSRGLIPDDELAALSQMSRIVKTTFAKDLAAGGKVAADTSSASHAPSFVLDGNIDTWWEAAPGHTSAALTLELPREITFDVVSLQEAVDHRSQRIESFAIDTWSGSQWIPAEHIESDELTTVGHKRLVRLKAPVTTSQVRIRITGSRMEPTIAEIGLFKQTTDMLPPKISERASNGSVTLSNANGSSIVYTVDGTAPTAKSPVYSSPIPMASGGVVKAANLQPHGQIGLVAEKQFAGLMANAWKVVSVDSEETAHGNNAASNALDGNPSTFWHTRWDGDLTLPHTITVDMGTSHRIAGFTYLPRQDGQPNGVVEKYRFETSTDGVHWVTAIESGMFANIRNNPSLQQATFSPTDARFFRFTSLQTVNKDGWTCAAEISVLPAQ, encoded by the coding sequence ATGCCTGCCAATATGATATGCCTGTCTCTTCTCTGCGCCGCCGCCATTGTGGGCGGAGGCGCCGGCTTGCGCGCCGCGGCCGCCGATTCGGATGGCGCCGACGCGCCCCCGTACGCGACAACCCAGGTGATCTCCAGTGACGATTCCGACGCCGTCATCACCGAGAAGGCGGCGAAGGTTTTGCCGCGCCCCAATCAGACAGCCTGGATGCGGCTGGAGACGACGTTTTTCCTCCACTACGGCCCCAATACATTCAACAAGGTTGAGTGGGGCAGCGGTCTTGAAGAACCCTCGGATTTCAATCCGACCGCGTTCAACGCCGACCAGTGGTGCCGCGCGATTAAGGACGCCGGCGGCAAAATGATCGTGCTCGTTTGTAAACATCACGATGGACTATGTCTGTGGCCGACTCGTTACACCCAGCATTCCGTCGCCTCCAGTGTCTGGCTTGACGGCAAGGGCGACGTAGTGAAAGCGGTCGCCAAAGCCGCCCAGGCTCACGGTCTCAAGCTGGGCGTTTACCTTTCGCCTGCGGATCTCTACCAGCTAAAGATAAATCCGAAGAATCCTGGCGGATACTACGGAAACGAAAGCGAAAAACTCCCATCGGCGATCCCCACCGATCCAGTCAGCTTCAAGAATAACCCGTCGCAAGGCCGCACGCCGGCAAAGGGCTTCAAGAGTTACACGTACACGGTGGACGACTATAACCGTTACTTCCTGAACCAGCTCTATGAATTGCTGACCGAGTACGGTCCAATCGCCGAAGTCTGGTTCGACGGCGCAAATCCGGACCCCAGCGTCCACGAAACCTACGACTACAATGCTTGGTATGACCTGATCCGCAGCCTGCAGCCGCATGCCGTAATCATGGGCAAAGGCCCGGATGTTCGCTGGGTGGGCAATGAAGGTGGTTACGGACGCACCACGGAATGGAGTGTCATTCCTCTGCCTGTATCGCCCGAAAAATTTACCTGGCCCGACATGTACGGAGATCTTGGCAGCCGCGCCAAACTCACTCCCGGTTCGCACCTCTGGTGGTTTCCCGCGGAAACGAATTTCACCATTCTCGATAACGGCGCGTGGTTCTGGGCGCCAGGCAAGAAACCCAGAAGCGCCTCGGAGTTGGTGGACGTCTATTACCGGTCGATCGGCCGTAACTCAAATCTCATTTTGAACCTTTCTCCGGACAGTCGCGGGCTGATACCGGATGATGAGCTGGCGGCTTTGAGCCAGATGAGCCGCATCGTGAAAACGACCTTTGCGAAGGATCTGGCCGCCGGCGGAAAGGTCGCCGCCGACACAAGCAGCGCCAGCCACGCCCCCTCTTTCGTGTTGGACGGAAATATCGATACCTGGTGGGAAGCCGCGCCAGGACACACCAGCGCCGCGCTGACGCTGGAGCTTCCCAGGGAAATCACATTTGATGTCGTTTCGCTTCAGGAAGCGGTGGATCACCGCAGCCAGAGAATCGAATCGTTCGCCATTGACACGTGGAGCGGTTCCCAGTGGATACCTGCCGAGCATATCGAGTCCGACGAACTGACGACTGTAGGACACAAACGCCTTGTGCGGTTGAAGGCGCCCGTGACAACGAGTCAGGTGCGCATCCGCATTACCGGTTCCCGGATGGAGCCGACCATCGCCGAAATCGGACTCTTTAAACAAACGACCGATATGCTGCCTCCGAAGATTTCCGAACGCGCCTCAAACGGTTCCGTCACTTTGAGCAATGCGAACGGCTCTTCCATCGTTTACACTGTTGATGGAACTGCTCCGACGGCCAAGTCGCCTGTCTATAGCTCACCCATCCCCATGGCGTCCGGTGGTGTCGTGAAAGCCGCGAATTTGCAGCCTCACGGTCAAATTGGCCTGGTGGCGGAAAAGCAATTCGCGGGTTTGATGGCGAATGCGTGGAAGGTCGTTAGCGTGGACAGCGAAGAAACCGCCCACGGTAATAACGCCGCAAGCAATGCGCTGGACGGCAATCCCTCGACATTCTGGCATACACGCTGGGATGGTGATCTGACGTTGCCCCATACCATCACGGTCGACATGGGGACATCGCACCGGATCGCCGGGTTTACGTATCTGCCGCGCCAGGATGGACAGCCCAATGGCGTCGTGGAAAAGTACCGATTTGAAACCAGCACGGACGGAGTCCACTGGGTGACCGCCATCGAATCGGGTATGTTCGCCAATATTCGAAACAATCCGTCACTCCAGCAAGCGACCTTCTCGCCTACTGACGCCCGATTCTTCCGTTTCACATCCCTGCAAACGGTCAACAAGGATGGCTGGACGTGCGCCGCTGAAATCTCCGTGCTGCCGGCCCAGTGA